The proteins below come from a single Streptomyces sp. SCSIO 75703 genomic window:
- a CDS encoding sigma-70 family RNA polymerase sigma factor — protein sequence MTHDLVASLGPLLTAEVSAEAYAAGAEPGDLEQAVWLRLLERLSAHGPPRDPHRWLRSAVRFEARRTRRTARAERPYAREPSDAADPGPEQLALAAARHRALREAVARLPGRCPRLLEALFSPRDLTYREIAGELGISQGSLGPERSRCLGCLRRSLTPEVAAR from the coding sequence ATGACGCACGACCTGGTCGCCTCCCTGGGCCCGCTGCTCACCGCGGAGGTCTCGGCCGAGGCATATGCCGCCGGGGCCGAGCCCGGCGACCTCGAACAGGCGGTGTGGCTCCGCCTCCTGGAACGGCTCAGCGCCCACGGCCCGCCCCGCGACCCGCACCGCTGGCTGCGCAGCGCCGTCCGCTTCGAGGCCCGCCGCACCCGCCGCACCGCCCGCGCCGAGCGGCCCTACGCGCGCGAGCCCTCCGACGCCGCCGACCCCGGCCCCGAACAGCTCGCCCTCGCCGCCGCCCGCCACCGCGCCCTGCGCGAGGCGGTGGCGCGGCTGCCCGGCCGCTGCCCCCGGCTGCTGGAGGCGCTGTTCTCCCCGCGGGACCTCACCTACCGGGAGATCGCCGGGGAGTTGGGTATCTCACAGGGCAGCCTCGGTCCGGAACGTTCCCGATGTCTGGGATGTCT
- a CDS encoding glycerophosphodiester phosphodiesterase → MTQRQQDGTTDGTGGTGRRALLGAAVLGAGGAVLGAAGAAHAGTATAGSRRGPGRGGLRSLPVPTVIAHRGASGYRPEHTLGSYQLALDMGADVVEAGDLVPTRDGHLVCRHEPEIGGTTDVADHPEFAGRRRTKVLDGVSTTGWFTEDFTLAELKRLRATERIPANRPHNTLYDGRWAIPTFEEVLRWQDEQTRRRGTQVWIYPELKHPAYFRGLGLGTEERLAALLRRHGKDREDSPVIVQSFEPTSVRRMRSLVGNPLVVLLSDAKSRPWDFVESGDPRTTADLITPAGLREIASYAQGIGPTLDLVVPRGADGRLTRPTGLVRDAHRAGLVLHPYTMRNENPFLPAEFRKGDDPDAYGDAFGAFRAYFATGIDGIFTDQPDTGLLARADVNR, encoded by the coding sequence ATGACACAGCGGCAGCAGGACGGCACGACGGACGGCACGGGCGGCACGGGCCGGCGGGCCCTGCTCGGCGCGGCGGTCCTCGGCGCGGGCGGCGCCGTGCTCGGGGCGGCGGGCGCGGCCCACGCCGGCACCGCGACCGCCGGGAGCCGGAGGGGCCCCGGTCGCGGCGGACTGCGGAGCCTGCCCGTCCCCACGGTCATCGCCCACCGCGGCGCCAGCGGCTACCGGCCCGAGCACACGCTCGGCTCCTACCAGCTCGCCCTCGACATGGGTGCCGACGTCGTCGAGGCCGGCGACCTCGTCCCCACCCGCGACGGCCACCTGGTCTGCCGGCACGAGCCGGAGATCGGCGGAACCACGGACGTCGCGGACCACCCCGAGTTCGCCGGGCGCCGGCGCACCAAGGTGCTCGACGGGGTCTCCACCACCGGCTGGTTCACCGAGGACTTCACGCTCGCCGAGCTGAAGAGGCTCCGCGCCACCGAGCGCATCCCGGCCAACCGCCCGCACAACACGCTCTACGACGGCCGCTGGGCCATCCCGACCTTCGAGGAGGTGCTCCGCTGGCAGGACGAGCAGACCCGGCGGCGGGGCACACAGGTGTGGATCTACCCCGAGCTGAAGCACCCCGCCTACTTCCGCGGCCTGGGCCTCGGCACCGAGGAGCGCCTGGCAGCACTACTGCGCCGGCACGGAAAGGACCGCGAGGACTCGCCCGTCATCGTCCAGTCCTTCGAACCGACCAGCGTCCGGCGGATGCGCTCCCTCGTCGGCAACCCGCTGGTGGTCCTGCTCTCCGACGCCAAGAGCCGCCCCTGGGACTTCGTCGAGTCCGGCGACCCGCGCACCACCGCCGACCTGATCACCCCGGCCGGGCTGCGCGAGATCGCCTCCTATGCCCAGGGCATCGGACCCACCCTCGACCTCGTCGTCCCGCGCGGCGCCGACGGCCGCCTCACCCGGCCCACCGGCCTGGTGCGCGACGCCCACCGGGCCGGCCTCGTCCTGCACCCCTACACGATGCGCAACGAAAACCCGTTCCTGCCCGCCGAGTTCCGCAAGGGCGACGACCCGGACGCGTACGGCGACGCCTTCGGCGCCTTCCGTGCGTACTTCGCCACCGGCATCGACGGCATCTTCACCGACCAGCCCGACACCGGCCTGCTGGCCCGCGCGGACGTCAACCGCTAA
- a CDS encoding MFS transporter, with translation MTRTLRPAPATQELGRTGRWLALSVLVLAVLLVAVDATVLGLATPFISEDLRPSGTQLLWIGDVYSFVIAGLLVSMGSLGDRIGRKRILLAGATVFGLVSVLNAYATSPELLIAARALLGVAGATLMPATLALIRNIFHDPRERSLAIGIWGATASAGMAVGPIAGGFLLEHFWWGSVFLINLPVMAVLVVVGARLLPESRDPNPGPWDLPSVLLSLAGLVGVVYAIKEAAAHGFGGNILVAGLVGAAALYGFVRRQLTLPHPLLDVRLFRSRGFSGAVLADLLTILGLSGLVFFLSQFLQLVQDRSPLEAGLAELPAAVGAVAAGLLAGRAARRYSVRVVVSGGLAAVGLALAALTTIGQHTGYPMLGAALLVVGLGAGFAFTVTSDVILSSVPPRQAGAASAVSETAYELGAALGIALLGSIVNGVYRDFTGPAGTPEAAHESLGGAVEAAGALPAQTAQTMLDAARAAFVDGLTLAAGAGAVVLLAAAGAAWHLLRGQRLGDGDTAGGAQGDGPVPGP, from the coding sequence ATGACCCGCACCCTGCGGCCGGCCCCCGCGACACAGGAGCTGGGGCGCACCGGCCGCTGGCTGGCACTGTCCGTCCTGGTCCTGGCCGTCCTGCTGGTGGCCGTCGACGCGACCGTGCTCGGGCTCGCCACCCCCTTCATCAGCGAGGACCTGCGCCCGTCCGGCACCCAGTTGCTGTGGATCGGCGACGTCTACTCCTTCGTGATCGCCGGACTGCTCGTCTCCATGGGCAGCCTCGGCGACCGGATCGGACGCAAGCGCATCCTCCTGGCCGGTGCCACCGTCTTCGGCCTCGTGTCGGTGCTGAACGCCTACGCCACCAGCCCCGAACTGCTGATCGCCGCCCGCGCGCTGCTCGGCGTGGCCGGCGCCACCCTCATGCCCGCCACCCTGGCGCTGATCCGGAACATCTTCCACGACCCGCGCGAGCGCAGCCTGGCCATCGGCATCTGGGGGGCCACCGCCTCGGCCGGCATGGCGGTCGGCCCGATCGCCGGCGGCTTCCTGCTGGAGCACTTCTGGTGGGGCTCGGTCTTCCTGATCAACCTGCCCGTGATGGCCGTCCTGGTCGTGGTCGGCGCGCGGCTGCTGCCCGAGTCCCGTGACCCGAACCCCGGCCCCTGGGACCTGCCGAGCGTCCTGCTCTCCCTGGCCGGACTGGTCGGCGTGGTCTACGCGATCAAGGAGGCCGCGGCGCACGGCTTCGGCGGGAACATCCTGGTCGCGGGCCTGGTCGGCGCCGCCGCCCTGTACGGGTTCGTGCGCCGCCAGCTCACGCTGCCGCATCCGCTGCTCGACGTGCGGCTCTTCCGCAGCCGGGGGTTCAGCGGCGCCGTCCTGGCCGACCTGCTGACCATCCTCGGCCTGTCCGGGCTGGTCTTCTTCCTCTCCCAGTTCCTCCAACTGGTGCAGGACCGCTCGCCGCTGGAGGCGGGGCTCGCCGAACTGCCCGCCGCGGTCGGCGCGGTGGCGGCCGGACTCCTCGCGGGCCGTGCCGCCCGGCGGTACTCGGTCCGCGTCGTGGTCTCCGGCGGCCTGGCGGCGGTCGGACTGGCCCTGGCCGCCCTGACCACCATCGGACAGCACACCGGCTACCCGATGCTCGGCGCGGCCCTGCTGGTCGTCGGGCTCGGTGCCGGCTTCGCCTTCACGGTCACCTCCGACGTGATCCTCTCCAGCGTGCCCCCGCGGCAGGCGGGCGCCGCCTCCGCGGTCTCCGAGACGGCCTACGAACTCGGCGCCGCGCTGGGCATCGCCCTGCTCGGCTCCATCGTCAACGGGGTCTACCGGGACTTCACCGGTCCGGCGGGCACCCCGGAGGCGGCCCACGAGTCGCTGGGGGGCGCGGTGGAGGCCGCGGGCGCGCTGCCGGCGCAGACCGCGCAGACGATGCTGGACGCCGCCCGCGCCGCGTTCGTCGACGGGCTGACCCTCGCCGCCGGCGCGGGCGCCGTGGTCCTGCTGGCCGCGGCCGGAGCGGCCTGGCACCTCCTGCGCGGCCAGCGCCTGGGCGACGGGGACACCGCCGGAGGGGCGCAGGGGGACGGGCCGGTGCCGGGCCCGTGA
- a CDS encoding lysophospholipid acyltransferase family protein produces the protein MSRFAFIKAVLGPLMRLMFRPRVEGAEHIPGDGPVILAGNHLTFIDSVILPIVCDRQVFFIGKDEYVTGKGLKGRLMAWFFTGVGMIPVDRDGGRGGVAALMTGRRVLDEGNVFGIYPEGTRSPDGRLYRGRTGIARLTLMTGAPVVPFAMIGTDRLQPGGKGLPRPGRVTVRFGEPLEFSRYEGMDRDRYVLRAVTDSVMTEVMRLSGQEYVDMYASKAKAA, from the coding sequence TTGTCCCGCTTCGCGTTCATCAAGGCAGTGCTCGGTCCGCTCATGCGCTTGATGTTCCGCCCACGGGTGGAGGGCGCGGAGCACATCCCCGGCGACGGCCCGGTGATCCTGGCCGGAAACCACCTGACCTTCATCGACTCGGTGATCCTTCCGATCGTCTGCGACCGCCAGGTCTTCTTCATCGGCAAGGACGAGTACGTCACGGGCAAGGGGCTCAAGGGCCGGCTGATGGCCTGGTTCTTCACCGGCGTCGGCATGATCCCGGTCGACCGCGACGGCGGCCGGGGCGGGGTCGCGGCGCTGATGACGGGCCGCAGGGTGCTGGACGAGGGCAACGTCTTCGGCATCTACCCGGAGGGCACCCGCTCCCCCGACGGCCGCCTCTACCGGGGCCGCACCGGCATCGCCCGGCTCACGCTCATGACCGGCGCCCCGGTGGTCCCGTTCGCCATGATCGGCACCGACAGGCTCCAGCCGGGCGGCAAGGGCCTGCCCCGGCCGGGCCGGGTCACGGTGCGCTTCGGCGAGCCGCTGGAGTTCTCCCGCTACGAGGGCATGGACCGTGACCGCTACGTCCTGCGGGCGGTGACCGACTCGGTGATGACCGAGGTGATGCGGCTCTCCGGCCAGGAGTACGTGGACATGTACGCGAGCAAGGCGAAGGCCGCGTAG